The window GCCGAGACTTGGCCGAGCAGTGGGACGTGTCGCGGGCCACCGCCATCAAGGCTGTAGACGTGCTCCGCAACGACGGCGTGGTTGTGGCCAAGCAGGGGACCGGTTTCGTCGTCACGGAGACCCCGGTTGCTCGCCCCGCCGGCGCCCGCCGAGCAGGGTCGGCACGCATCTTGGGCGGGATGCCGTTCCAGCGGATCGGTACGCCTGACTGGGCCGAGCCTCCCATGCGCGTCGCCAACGCCCTTGGCCTCGCGCCCGGGGTCCAGGCGCTCCGACGTGTCCGCGTCCTTCAGCTCCCGGATGGAAGCCCGAATAGCTGCGTGGAAGCGTGGTTCCCGCCTGAGATCGCAGAGGCGGCCCCCCGCCTTTCTGACACCGCCCCGATCGCCGAGGGCACGACCCGCTACGTCCGTAGGCAGACCGGACGTTTCCCAGTGGAAGGGGTGGATGTCACCACCGTGCGCCTGGCCACCGCCACGGAGGCGGAGCGGTTGGGGATTGTCGAGGGGAGCGCGGTCGCGGTTCTCCTCCACACGGCGCACGACCAGGCAGGGCGCCCGTTGGTCTGCGAGGAGGGTGTCACCCCTGCCTCACTCTTCGAGCAGGTGGATATCTACGCGATGTAGAAGATCGCCATTCAGAGCTGGACCGGTCCGCCGGTCCAGCTTTTTTGATGCCTCGTCAGGCACTCTGAGCTGCGGAAATGAGCTTCACTGCTCGGCAACTCCAAATTCACCGGTTGACTGGACCGGTCCACCGGTCCAGTCTGTAGGTGCAACGCCGCACCGCCTCAGGGAGGAGCGGTTCTGGTTCGGGATGGCCTGCCACAACGAGGGGCCCCGCGCTGGAAGTTGCTTGAGAACTGCATAGGTGGGCTCCGCCTCCCCGAGTCGAAAAGGCGGACCGCGCGACTGGATCGCGCATCGACTTTCGCGGCCCTCGCCGCGCCGGTTGCCTCCGCCGCTCGTCTTGTACGAGCGGCGCAGGGGGAGCCGGAACCGACTCCAACGGCAAGCGGCTCCCGGGGGCATCCCGGGAGCCGCGTTCGGGCCGTTCCTCTCTGGAAGGAACCACGACCCATGAACCACATCGTCACTGTTCAGGACGCTGTTACCGCGTTCGCCGACTTCATGGAGCCGACGACCGCCGAGCTGGACGCGATCGAGCAGGAGGCGCCGCTAATCCTGGCGGAAGTCGACCTGATCGACGCGCAGATCATCGCGCTCAACCACACGCCGAACGAGGTGGACGCCAAGCGCGTTCGCCGGGCGTTCGGCAAGGTGCTGGAGGAGCGGCGGGCGCTGGCCAACCGCACCGCCGCCGACCGCACGGCGGGC is drawn from Streptomyces bottropensis ATCC 25435 and contains these coding sequences:
- a CDS encoding GntR family transcriptional regulator is translated as MAVLKYEEIAESLRTRIAAGEFAPGETIPSGRDLAEQWDVSRATAIKAVDVLRNDGVVVAKQGTGFVVTETPVARPAGARRAGSARILGGMPFQRIGTPDWAEPPMRVANALGLAPGVQALRRVRVLQLPDGSPNSCVEAWFPPEIAEAAPRLSDTAPIAEGTTRYVRRQTGRFPVEGVDVTTVRLATATEAERLGIVEGSAVAVLLHTAHDQAGRPLVCEEGVTPASLFEQVDIYAM
- a CDS encoding DUF6284 family protein, whose translation is MNHIVTVQDAVTAFADFMEPTTAELDAIEQEAPLILAEVDLIDAQIIALNHTPNEVDAKRVRRAFGKVLEERRALANRTAADRTAGGAA